TCTGGCAATAAATAGCGCCAATATAATTCCGCAATGATACCGTAAGTCAGCAATCCTCGCTCCAAACACCATTGCTTCCACCGCAACAACATCATTTTTAGTGTTGAGTGCTGACTGCTGAGTTCCGAATCAAAACTCTCCCCCTCTCCCTCTTCCACCAAACCTTGTTCTAAAATTTCAGATATATCCTCTGGAGGCGTTCCACTCAAACCTGCCAGTAACAGCAAGTCGAGGGCGCGACGGACTAATCGATATTCGTTCACCCCCATCTGTCGCCAAATACCCATATCCAATTCCGGACGCCACAGCTCCGTTGCTAATTCCTGTTCTGTTTCCGGGCGCAGTCGCAGGGGAAATTGTGCCTTTAGATTCAACCTCTGTATTAAGAGCGGCCAAAATAGAATTACTTCGTCCTCAAAAAAAGCTAAAGGTGTGGTTGTGCGAATCGGGATATTAGGTATCGCTGCTGTAATGCGATCGGTCAACTCGATGCGGTTATCGCCGTTAGCAGCAAATATCAAAGCTGCTGATGCTCTTTGTCTGGCAGTTAAACGACTGACGACACTTTGGCTAACTGCTCGCCCCTGAGTTGCAGAATTGGGCATAGTAGCATTTGGGCGATCGAATCCCATCTGTACCCAGGTGCAAAACTGCTCTATCAACCGGGTAGTCTTACCACCGCGACTGGAACCAGCGATCCAAATAGATTCAGACACCACCATCCGTCCTCCGGTTAATTTGTTATCATACCACGTACATTCGATTTTCTGACTTTTGCAAATCTGCATTAAGCCAGAAGCAATCAGGATATTTCTCCTATATCACTGAGAGTCAGCGATAAATTTGTGTCATGAAGAAAACATTTTTGGCCAAAATTAGAGATTCCTTGCGTTATGCTGGCGACTGGTTTTCCGAAACGCCAGAAAGAGCCTTAGATCGAGCATATAATGCGGCTTTGCAAATCAAGGCGATCGAAGATGAACATTTTGGGGGTCGCCAAATAGCTGCTGACTCTGCTGAGTACGGAGACAGCACAATGGCTTATTTTGACACAGAACTTAAGCAAAACTTAAATATTATCAAGGCGGGACTGGCGGAATTCAAGGCTAGTAGTTCAGTGGTAAACCTGACGAATCAAAATATAGCCAAACCAAAAGAAGGTGATGTTACCGTCAATAATGGCAATGTTTATGGGCTGGATGCTAGAGATAAACCATCGGTAATTTTAGAGAAACTTAAGTTTATCGATCGCATTGTTTCTCAATACACTCGCGAATCGAAAAAATCGCAACCGGAAACATCTTTATCCTTGGTAGTAGTCCCCGCCAAAAATGACTTGGCTTCCCAAGATTTTAGCTCAAACGATAAAAACGAACAAGTATATTTATCTAAATCCGATCTGGAAACCAAAATTAATGAAACTGCCACTGATAAAACAGGTGTTTTACCAAGATCGATTTTTAAAACATTGAATCGGCTCCAGAGAGAGTTAGACCCTCAATCAGAAGAAGAAGTCGTCAAAAAATTCCGCAAGTCC
The sequence above is a segment of the Aerosakkonema funiforme FACHB-1375 genome. Coding sequences within it:
- a CDS encoding proton extrusion protein PcxA, translated to MKKTFLAKIRDSLRYAGDWFSETPERALDRAYNAALQIKAIEDEHFGGRQIAADSAEYGDSTMAYFDTELKQNLNIIKAGLAEFKASSSVVNLTNQNIAKPKEGDVTVNNGNVYGLDARDKPSVILEKLKFIDRIVSQYTRESKKSQPETSLSLVVVPAKNDLASQDFSSNDKNEQVYLSKSDLETKINETATDKTGVLPRSIFKTLNRLQRELDPQSEEEVVKKFRKSKAKTAVSIKFILILIIAPLLTYQLSKIFIVGPIVDKLRDENKVDIFINRDLEEEALGELQVFKERLEFENLIFEVPKFSAEEIEVKLKERAQEIAEESRHESADAIKNVFSDLLSLVAFGLVIFTSRREIAVLKSFIDELVYGLSDSAKAFIIILFTDIFVGFHSPHGWEVLLEGISRHLGIPESRQFIFLFIATFPVILDTVFKYWIFRYLNRISPSAVATYRNMNE